From the Billgrantia sulfidoxydans genome, one window contains:
- a CDS encoding TRAP transporter large permease, which yields MTALLFVLFFAFMLLGVPIALAIGASTLLALNAQGVPLMVVTQQMFQGINSFALVAVPMFILAGDLMAQGKVSEKLVDFADSLFGFLKGGLSIVSVGAGMFFAAISGSGAATTAAVGSSLVPELKRKGYDPASAASLIAASGTIGVVIPPSVPMIIYAVIAQQSVSKLFLNGIVPGILMGIGLAAIAIVQAYRRNYPRGTALSPATIWRTFKGASWGLMTPVIILGGIFSGIFTPSEAAVVAVNYALLVSLFVYRDLSLADVYRILIRSAITTAVIMLVIATSAVLSWTLSSWQVPGAIAQAVLSLSTNPYVIMLLVVAVILLTGVFIETASALIILTPVLLPLVGQLGIDPIHFGIIIVMGLAIGMITPPVAINLYVASSVTQLPLERITRAILPYLLGLIAVLLLVVYVPILLGWSG from the coding sequence ATGACCGCCCTGCTGTTCGTGCTGTTCTTCGCCTTCATGCTGCTGGGCGTACCGATCGCGCTCGCCATCGGTGCCAGTACGCTGCTCGCCCTCAACGCCCAGGGCGTGCCGCTGATGGTGGTGACCCAGCAGATGTTCCAGGGCATCAACTCCTTCGCCCTGGTGGCCGTGCCCATGTTCATCCTGGCCGGCGACCTGATGGCCCAGGGCAAGGTGAGCGAGAAACTGGTCGATTTCGCCGACTCGCTGTTCGGCTTCCTCAAGGGCGGTCTCTCCATCGTGTCGGTGGGCGCCGGCATGTTCTTCGCGGCCATTTCCGGCTCCGGTGCCGCCACCACCGCCGCGGTGGGCTCGAGCCTGGTGCCGGAGCTCAAGCGCAAGGGCTACGATCCGGCCTCGGCGGCCAGCCTGATCGCCGCCAGCGGCACCATCGGCGTGGTGATACCGCCTTCGGTGCCGATGATCATCTATGCCGTCATCGCCCAGCAGTCGGTATCGAAGCTGTTCCTGAACGGCATCGTGCCGGGCATCCTGATGGGGATCGGGCTGGCCGCCATCGCCATCGTCCAGGCCTATCGGCGCAACTACCCGCGCGGTACCGCGCTGTCACCGGCGACGATCTGGCGCACCTTCAAGGGGGCCAGCTGGGGCCTGATGACGCCAGTGATCATTCTCGGTGGCATCTTTTCCGGCATTTTCACGCCGAGCGAAGCGGCCGTGGTAGCCGTCAACTACGCCCTGCTCGTCTCGCTGTTCGTCTATCGCGATCTTTCCTTGGCCGACGTCTATCGCATCCTGATCCGCTCGGCGATCACCACTGCGGTGATCATGCTGGTCATCGCCACCTCAGCCGTGCTGAGCTGGACGCTCTCCAGCTGGCAGGTCCCCGGCGCCATCGCCCAGGCGGTGCTGTCTCTCTCGACCAACCCCTACGTGATCATGCTGCTGGTAGTGGCGGTGATCCTGCTCACCGGCGTGTTCATCGAAACCGCCAGCGCCCTGATCATCCTCACGCCGGTGCTGCTGCCGCTGGTCGGCCAGCTCGGCATCGACCCGATCCACTTCGGCATCATCATCGTGATGGGCCTGGCGATCGGCATGATCACGCCGCCGGTGGCCATCAACCTCTACGTCGCCTCGTCGGTGACCCAGCTACCGCTGGAGCGGATCACTCGCGCCATCCTGCCTTACCTGCTGGGCCTGATCGCGGTCCTGCTGCTGGTGGTCTATGTCCCGATCCTGCTGGGCTGGTCGGGATGA
- a CDS encoding TRAP transporter small permease: protein MNAPLHALTSLLQRSERALDAVIQPIVFLGMAALIGVITLQIVSRVFFTAVGWTEEVARFLLIWITFLGATLAFQRGRHIAVTFVVDALPPRLAQLARIAAVLVALGFMIALIVIGYRYMQVQSFQRSASLRLSMTYVYAVIPLAAAIMAWYALIDIVEFIVKGPKAGETGSDTAEEPPP, encoded by the coding sequence GTGAACGCTCCGCTGCACGCTCTCACGAGCTTGCTGCAGCGTAGCGAGCGCGCCCTCGACGCCGTCATCCAGCCCATCGTGTTCCTGGGCATGGCGGCGTTGATCGGCGTGATCACGCTGCAGATCGTCTCCCGCGTCTTCTTCACCGCGGTGGGCTGGACCGAGGAAGTCGCGCGCTTCCTGCTGATCTGGATCACCTTCCTCGGCGCCACCCTGGCGTTCCAGCGTGGTCGCCATATCGCCGTGACCTTCGTCGTCGACGCCCTGCCCCCGCGCCTGGCCCAGCTGGCGCGTATCGCCGCGGTACTGGTGGCACTGGGCTTCATGATCGCGCTGATCGTGATCGGCTACCGCTACATGCAGGTGCAGAGCTTCCAGCGCTCGGCTTCGCTACGGCTGTCGATGACCTATGTCTACGCCGTGATCCCCCTCGCCGCCGCCATCATGGCCTGGTACGCCCTGATCGACATCGTCGAGTTCATCGTCAAGGGACCCAAGGCAGGCGAGACCGGCAGTGACACCGCCGAGGAGCCGCCGCCATGA
- a CDS encoding TRAP transporter substrate-binding protein, with translation MKTFARSTLALGISLALVSAAQASDFEDMDPVTLRLAHVVNEQDGFHIAAVRFQELVAERTDSTISIDIYPNASLGDERTLLEGMQIGTVDMGVITNGPVANFVEEMAVFELPFLFPSPEAAYEVLDGEIGQELLDKLADVNLKGLAYAERGFRNLTNSEHAVRSPDDLDGLRIRVMENPVYTDTFRELGANAIPMAWTEALTAMQQGTIDGQENPVNVIHSFKLYETQDHMTLSRHTYAPAIFVMGMPAWNQLPEAAQEVLIEAAQEAAEHERRMNAEMEADQLDELRAAGMEIVEDPDLEAFQAAVEGVYEKYGDQFGDYLTRIREALQ, from the coding sequence ATGAAAACGTTCGCACGCAGCACGCTGGCACTCGGCATCTCTCTCGCCCTGGTTTCCGCTGCCCAGGCCTCAGATTTCGAGGACATGGATCCCGTCACCCTGCGCCTGGCCCATGTGGTCAACGAGCAGGACGGTTTCCACATCGCCGCGGTCAGGTTCCAGGAACTGGTCGCCGAGCGCACCGATAGCACCATTTCCATCGACATCTACCCCAATGCCTCGCTGGGCGATGAACGCACCCTGCTCGAGGGCATGCAGATCGGTACCGTCGACATGGGCGTGATCACCAACGGCCCGGTGGCCAACTTCGTCGAGGAGATGGCGGTGTTCGAACTGCCGTTCCTGTTCCCCTCGCCCGAAGCCGCCTACGAGGTCCTCGACGGCGAGATCGGCCAGGAGCTGCTCGACAAGCTCGCCGACGTCAACCTCAAGGGCCTGGCCTACGCCGAGCGCGGTTTCCGCAACCTGACCAACAGCGAGCATGCGGTACGCAGCCCCGATGACCTTGACGGCCTGCGCATTCGCGTCATGGAAAACCCCGTCTACACCGACACGTTCCGCGAACTCGGCGCCAACGCCATTCCCATGGCCTGGACCGAGGCCTTGACGGCCATGCAGCAGGGTACCATCGACGGCCAGGAGAACCCGGTCAACGTCATCCACTCGTTCAAGCTCTACGAGACCCAGGATCACATGACGCTGTCGCGCCACACCTACGCGCCGGCCATCTTCGTCATGGGCATGCCGGCCTGGAACCAGCTGCCGGAAGCCGCCCAGGAGGTGCTGATCGAAGCGGCCCAGGAGGCCGCCGAGCACGAGCGCCGCATGAATGCCGAGATGGAGGCCGACCAGCTCGACGAGCTGCGCGCCGCCGGCATGGAGATCGTCGAGGATCCCGACCTCGAGGCGTTCCAGGCTGCCGTGGAGGGGGTCTACGAGAAATACGGCGACCAGTTCGGCGACTACCTCACCCGCATCCGCGAGGCCCTGCAATAA
- a CDS encoding GNAT family N-acetyltransferase, whose amino-acid sequence MIRIRPYQSGDWPAMWDFIAPVLHAGDSYAVPRDIGESDAYRMWVELPRAVRVAEDARGRVLGTYFLKPNQPGPGDHVCNCGYLVAEQARGQGIANKLCEDSLRVARELGFTAMQFNMVVSTNEVAIRQWQKHGFEIVGTLPCAFRHPQLGLVDAHVMYRLL is encoded by the coding sequence ATGATCCGCATCCGCCCCTACCAGTCGGGTGACTGGCCCGCCATGTGGGATTTCATTGCCCCGGTGCTGCACGCCGGCGACAGCTACGCCGTACCGCGTGACATCGGGGAATCCGACGCCTACCGCATGTGGGTCGAGCTGCCGCGCGCCGTGCGCGTGGCCGAGGATGCCCGCGGGCGCGTTCTCGGCACCTATTTCCTCAAGCCCAACCAGCCGGGCCCCGGCGACCACGTGTGCAACTGCGGCTACCTGGTGGCCGAGCAGGCCCGCGGCCAGGGCATCGCCAACAAGCTGTGCGAGGACTCGCTGCGTGTCGCGCGTGAGCTGGGTTTCACCGCCATGCAGTTCAACATGGTGGTCTCGACCAACGAAGTGGCGATCCGTCAGTGGCAGAAGCACGGCTTCGAGATCGTCGGCACCCTGCCCTGCGCCTTCCGCCATCCCCAGTTGGGGTTGGTCGACGCCCATGTGATGTACCGCCTGCTGTGA